A DNA window from Camelina sativa cultivar DH55 chromosome 13, Cs, whole genome shotgun sequence contains the following coding sequences:
- the LOC104736880 gene encoding BTB/POZ domain-containing protein At4g08455 — protein MRRHHHRCQIGSDSETGSDSNSDSDTDTDTAMRCISCREEYLPRDAGTCKECYVEAGETEEELKREIDDLKAKVAFLRLSSSLDHCNSSSSRSFTDVVLIASEDNAGAPPIPAHKSVLVSRSPVFKAMLENEMEESRSGTIKISDVSYDALRTFVYYLYTAEACLDEQMACDLLVMSEKYQVKHLKSYCERFLVTKLSWDNSLMTYAFAHQHNAKHVLDAALSQITENMEKLTKREEYMELVEKDPRLIVEIYEAYLSKQVNTTAGGTSTSKSG, from the exons ATGAGGAGACACCACCACCGATGCCAAATCGGCTCCGACAGCGAAACCGGATCCGATTCCAATTCCGATTCCGATACCGATACCGATACGGCGATGCGATGCATCTCTTGTAGAGAAGAGTACCTCCCTCGCGACGCTGGAACCTGCAAGGAGTGCTACGTTGAAGCCGGCGAGACTGAGGAAGAACTCAAACGCGAGATCGATGACCTCAAGGCTAAAGTTGCTTTCCTccgtttatcttcttctctcgatcACTGCAATAGCTCAAGCTCCAGATCCTTCACTGATGTTGTTCTCATCGCCTCTGAGGACAACGCCGGAGCTCCTCCTATTCCTGCTCATAAATCCGTTCTG GTGAGTCGTTCCCCAGTTTTCAAAGCAATGCTTGAGAATGAGATGGAAGAGAGCCGTAGTGGCACTATCAAGATCAGCGATGTATCTTATGACGCTCTTCGGACTTTCGTATATTATCTCTACACAGCTGAAGCATGTCTTGATGAGCAAATGGCATGTGATCTTTTGGTGATGTCGGAGAAATACCAAGTGAAACATCTCAAGAGTTACTGTGAGAGGTTTTTGGTAACCAAACTCAGTTGGGACAACTCTCTCATGACCTATGCCTTTGCCCACCAACACAACGCAAAACATGTTCTTGATGCTGCATTGTCGCAGATCACTGAAAATATGGAAAAGCTTACTAAAAGAGAGGAATACATGGAGCTCGTGGAGAAGGATCCTCGTCTAATTGTTGAAATCTATGAAGCCTATCTCTCAAAACAGGTTAACACAACAGCTGGAGGAACTAGCACAAGCAAAtctggttga
- the LOC104736883 gene encoding cysteine-rich receptor-like protein kinase 38 isoform X1 → MITHDALYNSNLSLFILYIVLILLAPHMCLSCAYQVCLFSFLLVGNAEYSDLDGQFMLRFDLDMIVKATDGFSSENKLGQGGFSTVYKGTLLNGKEIAVKRLTRGSGQGDMEFKNEVSLLTRLQHRNLVKLLGFCNEGDKEVLVYEFVPKTPTQVLITLSSTWKRWVEGKPETIIDHFYTESKTRDHQIDPDWFVVRSRECSKETNHELCHSLAWQLDSHHSFT, encoded by the exons ATGATCACACATGATGCCCTTTACAATAGTAATCTATCTCTATTTATACTCTACATTGTTCTCATTCTTTTAGCTCCTCACATGTGCCTCTCATGTGCTTATCAGGTATgcttattttcatttcttttagtTGGTAATGCAGAGTACTCTGATTTGGATGGTCAATTTATGTTACGTTTTGATCTTGATATGATCGTAAAGGCAACGGATGGATTCTCATCTGAAAATAAGCTTGGCCAAGGTGGATTTAGTACAGTCTATAAG GGGACATTACTAAATGGGAAAGAGATAGCTGTGAAGAGATTAACAAGAGGGTCAGGACAAGGAGATATGGAGTTTAAGAATGAGGTTTCACTCCTGACGAGACTCCAACATAGGAATCTAGTTAAGCTTCTTGGGTTTTGTAATGAAGGAGACAAAGAGGTTCTTGTCTACGAGTTTGTCCCCAAGACCCCAACTCAAGTCTTGATCACTTTATCTTCG aCATGGAAGAGATGGGTTGAAGGAAAGCCGGAGACTATAATCGATCATTTCTATACAGAGTCCAAGACACGAGATCACCAAATTGATCCAGATTGGTTTGTTGTGCGTTCAAGAGAATGCAGCAAAGAGACCAACCATGAGCTCTGTCATAGTTTGGCTTGGCAGCTAGACAGTCACCATTCCTTTACCTAA
- the LOC104736883 gene encoding putative cysteine-rich receptor-like protein kinase 39 isoform X2 — MITHDALYNSNLSLFILYIVLILLAPHMCLSCAYQVCLFSFLLVGNAEYSDLDGQFMLRFDLDMIVKATDGFSSENKLGQGGFSTVYKGTLLNGKEIAVKRLTRGSGQGDMEFKNEVSLLTRLQHRNLVKLLGFCNEGDKEVLVYEFVPKTPTQVLITLSSVSLFSKRHGRDGLKESRRL, encoded by the exons ATGATCACACATGATGCCCTTTACAATAGTAATCTATCTCTATTTATACTCTACATTGTTCTCATTCTTTTAGCTCCTCACATGTGCCTCTCATGTGCTTATCAGGTATgcttattttcatttcttttagtTGGTAATGCAGAGTACTCTGATTTGGATGGTCAATTTATGTTACGTTTTGATCTTGATATGATCGTAAAGGCAACGGATGGATTCTCATCTGAAAATAAGCTTGGCCAAGGTGGATTTAGTACAGTCTATAAG GGGACATTACTAAATGGGAAAGAGATAGCTGTGAAGAGATTAACAAGAGGGTCAGGACAAGGAGATATGGAGTTTAAGAATGAGGTTTCACTCCTGACGAGACTCCAACATAGGAATCTAGTTAAGCTTCTTGGGTTTTGTAATGAAGGAGACAAAGAGGTTCTTGTCTACGAGTTTGTCCCCAAGACCCCAACTCAAGTCTTGATCACTTTATCTTCGGTGAGCCTTTTTTCAAAAAG aCATGGAAGAGATGGGTTGAAGGAAAGCCGGAGACTATAA
- the LOC104736881 gene encoding uncharacterized protein LOC104736881: MGRTKEHASFTRFPPAPRKDINFKKDLNKGNQEKGYVKALKRKPWKGVTCPVCLEVPHNSVVLLCSSYHKGCRPCMCATGSRFSNCLEQYKKAYAKDEKSDKPPELLCPLCRGQVKGWTVVEKERKYLNSKKRSCMKDNCSFYGSYRQLKKHVKAVHPRSNPRAIDPVLEEKWKKLEGERERSDVISTVMSSTPGAVVFGDYVLEPYNDDYDDDDEDSESDDGIEGGFFELGSLAGFDMSRIQPRFAPAISSRGLRTILTRNRWVRSRGVSRRRQTQD, encoded by the coding sequence ATGGGGAGAACTAAGGAACACGCATCATTTACTCGGTTTCCACCCGCCCCTCGGAAAGatattaactttaaaaaagatttaaacaaaGGAAACCAGGAAAAGGGATATGTGAAGGCTCTGAAAAGAAAACCTTGGAAAGGTGTGACATGCCCTGTCTGTCTTGAGGTTCCTCACAACTCGGTCGTCCTCCTTTGCTCATCTTACCACAAAGGATGCCGTCCTTGCATGTGTGCCACGGGAAGTCGTTTCTCAAATTGTTTAGAGCAGTACAAAAAGGCCTATGCGAAGGATGAGAAAAGTGACAAACCGCCAGAGCTATTGTGCCCGCTCTGTAGGGGTCAGGTGAAAGGTTGGACTGTTGTGGAAAAGGAACGGAAGTATCTGAATTCTAAGAAAAGGTCATGCATGAAAGATAACTGCTCGTTTTATGGAAGCTATAGACAGCTCAAGAAGCATGTCAAGGCAGTACATCCGAGATCCAACCCAAGAGCCATAGACCCTGTGCTTGAGGAGAAATGGAAGAAGCTTGAAGGTGAGAGGGAGAGGAGTGATGTGATCAGCACAGTCATGTCGTCGACACCTGGGGCTGTGGTATTTGGAGACTATGTGCTCGAGCCGTacaatgatgattatgatgatgacgacgaagaCAGTGAGTCAGATGATGGTATTGAAGGTGGATTCTTCGAGCTGGGATCACTTGCAGGATTTGACATGAGTCGTATACAACCACGTTTTGCTCCAGCCATCTCAAGCCGGGGACTTCGCACTATTCTCACAAGGAACCGGTGGGTTCGAAGCAGAGGTGTGAGCAGAAGGCGGCAAACACAAgattga